A portion of the Melanotaenia boesemani isolate fMelBoe1 chromosome 2, fMelBoe1.pri, whole genome shotgun sequence genome contains these proteins:
- the lmtk2 gene encoding serine/threonine-protein kinase LMTK2, whose protein sequence is MESRRGTVLLLAGGIFLSVFWLSEGFPLQYPHKSGGGTGDTLSVSLYLSLVVSLIVLVALVVLIVNCVTCCKEREINFKEFEDHFDDEIDFTPPAEDTPSMQSPAEVYTLAVSPVPLPGPPHLQPLATITEASAGFQIGRHSLSYIQEIGNGWFGQVLLSEIYTDPGGTRVVVKELKANASAKEQNDFLQQGDPYRVLQHPNILQCLGQCVEAIPFLLVFEYCEMGDLRGFLSQQDWIFRNAELLQLQRMACEIAAGVTHLHKHNFLHSDLALRNCYLTSDLTVKVGDYGIGPYRYKEDYIITEDDVFAPLRWLAPELVGERHGGVITMEQTKQSNVWALGVTLWELFENAAQPYPHLSDREVLNHVIKEQQVKLFKPQLELPYSERWHEVLQFCWLSPDKRATAEEVHRLLVYLRMQGQKDMEEDFDQRWDALKPNPSTRQTTVSHSSFPILDQFADDALRQEIDEVLTVTETSKGLSFEYVWEAAKHDHYDGSHGRSGIDTTLNYHSMFFPVSREDIQAHFPDPLTRAAGAESGNTPSGIPGIVPVFDSQKSSNGNEYYIQLEEQGENGENGNRGQDFVVLQDVRLDESSTDADFFHQSIDSKDSYLPDSHIWSSLENDSPYHTNIFTEEGSKQDDSPSWRQNLLELPERNGNPFHDDGSLETQEITTEQRHGGSFLVDMSHPSVSVDGERGNTNVNSFLNTEKLADNYAFLREQNLMKEGSSFSHPQQNFLLPGIVHEPEEAFKMNSWDKLGTLGSLNTADTYLKPAASSTSFRHELLDSPSANLEQLHPPLVENETPVPFITVAADDDISSQLPVRNSSSTEDLGLLQSTDRGVDSGFDSTSERFEVILSETDGHTFAFSDSATTDSLCTDANITSLDDDAASKASAHLIVSEMPENVQVQALSSENGHNEDLTSNDLLSELIEDADIELETTLSDHEESFMEANGHPFVRSCLLVSGPSLDQISQDSLLEDSMSTTVPTVDISAQTPDSLDSLDINRLGEQGEELNAQIAQHKLQPPYKISDSGYETENLESPEWNSQPNVNDCSPVKNGMSITKEGESEELPASVNLVPPKIIISEVEGILESHSEDPSEVQEPDHVAAEEAPFGSNYRDSAYFSDNESEPEKKSEDTSVGGAVEVTWLKNAAGPVLEAYKERDVDTLFSEQEASIAAKAQAAVGETSDAHAENIHPEVASGITEKPENGVIESGSGHSEDEKKSELVKDMFTGQMSPSQDLETSTPPSTSPANLEPENTLHAKLTRTYASDGHKIKEPDVEGRYLGRRDGSGLDGQEDGVDADEEDENSDDSDDDMRAYQLHSSSSESEDETVHPVPIIVSDEPAKNLKSLLKPASLNIEASSSPFPGRWNAESSRRAVSFFDDVTVYLFDQETPTKELGDHSSGSNSQVPEFSSPVPTASYLNRFANSESSTDEEGGGFEWDDDFTSPASAFLPKADKDPVSKAMSSPAPTVGRVLEPNWSSSSSYSRFSISPASIASFSLTHLTDSDIEQGGSSEDGEKD, encoded by the exons ATGGAAAGCCGCCGTGgaactgtgttgttgttggccGGTGGAATTTTTCTGTCGGTGTTTTGGTTGTCTGAAGGTTTTCCTCTGCAGTATCCTCATAAATCAG gtGGAGGCACTGGGGACACGCTGTCTGTGTCTTTGTACCTGTCCTTGGTGGTATCTTTGATAGTGCTGGTGGCATTGGTAGTGTTAATAGTGAACTGTGTGACCTGCTGCAAGGAGAGGGAGATCAACTTCAAG GAGTTTGAAGACCACTTTGATGATGAGATCGACTTCACTCCACCGGCAGAGGACACACCCTCTATGCAGTCCCCAGCTGAGGTGTACACCCTTGCTGTGTCCCCTGTGCCCCTGCCTGGACCCCCGCATCTTCAACCTCTTGCCACCATTACAG AGGCATCCGCTGGCTTCCAGATAGGACGTCACAGTTTGAGTTACATCCAAGAGATCGGCAACGGCTGGTTTGGCCAG GTACTTTTAAGTGAAATCTACACAGACCCAGGTGGAACGAGGGTGGTTGTGAAAGAGTTAAAAGCTAATGCAAGTGCCAAGGAGCAGAATGACTTTCTGCAGCAGGGGGATCCATACAG AGTGTTGCAGCATCCAAACATCCTCCAGTGCCTCGGACAGTGTGTTGAGGCTATTCCCTTCCTGCTTGTTTTTGAGTACTGTGAAATG GGAGATTTGCGGGGCTTTCTGTCTCAGCAGGATTGGATATTCAGAAACGCTGAGttactgcagctgcagaggatgGCCTGTGAAATTGCTGCTGGTGTCACTCACCTTCACAAACACAACTTCCTGCACAG CGATTTGGCTCTGAGGAACTGCTACCTGACTTCAGATCTTACAGTCAAAGTGGGCGACTATGGAATTGGACCCTACAGATACAAA GAGGATTACATCATCACCGAGGACGATGTGTTTGCGCCTCTTCGTTGGCTGGCTCCTGAGCTGGTGGGAGAGCGCCATGGTGGTGTAATCACCATGGAGCAGACCAAGCAGAGCAATGTGTG GGCTTTGGGGGTCACATTATGGGAGCTCTTTGAAAATGCTGCTCAGCCGTACCCACATCTGTCAGACCGGGAGGTTCTCAATCATGTGATCAAGGAGCAACAAGTCAAACTCTTTAAGCCACAACTGGAGCTTCCTTATTCTGAAAGATG GCACGAGGTCTTGCAGTTCTGTTGGCTGTCTCCAGACAAGCGGGCCACAGCGGAGGAAGTACACCGCTTGCTTGTCTATCTGCGCATGCAAGGCCAAAAGGACATGGAAGAAGATTTTGACCAGCGCTGGGATGCACTCAAGCCTAACCCTTCCACACGGCAGACCACTGTTAGCCATTCGTCCTTCCCAATCTTGGATCAGTTTGCTGATGATGCCCTGCGACAAGAGATAGACGAAGTTCTCACTGTCACAGAAACAAGCAAAGGCCTTAGTTTTGAGTATGTCTGGGAGGCAGCAAAGCATGACCACTATGATGGCAGCCATGGACGTTCAGGCATCGACACAACACTGAACTACCACAGtatgttttttcctgtttccagggaAGATATCCAGGCCCATTTCCCTGATCCTTTAACAAGGGCTGCAGGGGCAGAAAGCGGTAACACTCCTTCAGGAATTCCTGGGATTGTACCGGTATTTGATTCACAAAAGTCGTCTAATGGGAATGAATATTACATTCAGCTAGAGGAGCAAGGGGAGAATGGGGAAAATGGGAATAGGGGGCAAGATTTTGTTGTTCTTCAAGATGTCCGTCTGGATGAGTCTAGCACAGATGCTGACTTTTTCCACCAAAGCATTGACTCGAAGGATTCATATTTACCAGATAGCCACATCTGGTCATCTCTTGAAAATGACAGCCCATaccacacaaacattttcactGAAGAGGGGTCCAAGCAAGATGACTCTCCTTCCTGGAGACAGAATCTTTTGGAGCTTCCAGAGCGCAATGGGAACCCTTTCCATGATGATGGGTCTTTAGAGACCCAAGAAATTACTACAGAACAAAGGCATGGGGGTTCTTTTTTAGTTGACATGTCTCACCCATCAGTTTCTGTGGACGGGGAGAGGGGGAACACAAACGTGAATAGCTTTCTCAATACTGAAAAACTGGCTGATAACTATGCGTTTCTCAGAGAACAGAATCTAATGAAAGAGGGCTCTAGTTTCTCACATCCACAGCAGAATTTTCTTTTACCTGGCATAGTCCACGAACCAGAGGAAGCATTCAAAATGAATTCTTGGGATAAACTTGGGACTTTAGGCAGCTTAAACACAGCAGATACATACTTAAAACCTGCAGCAAGTAGCACATCTTTCAGACATGAACTTTTAGACTCTCCAAGTGCCAACTTGGAGCAGTTACACCCTCCTCTGGTAGAAAATGAAACACCAGTGCCTTTCATTACAGTGGCTGCAGACGATGACATAAGCAGCCAGCTGCCAGTTAGAAATAGTTCTTCCACTGAAGACCTTGGTCTGCTCCAGTCCACAGACAGAGGTGTAGACTCTGGTTTTGATTCTACCTCAGAGAGGTTTGAGGTTATCCTTAGTGAAACTGATGGTCACACCTTTGCGTTCTCCGACAGTGCCACTACAGACTCATTGTGCACAGATGCCAATATTACCAGCCTTGACGATGATGCAGCCTCAAAGGCCTCTGCTCACCTCATAGTGAGTGAAATGCCCGAAAATGTGCAAGTTCAAGCTCTGTCTTCAGAAAACGGACACAATGAAGACTTAACAAGTAATGATTTGTTGAGTGAGCTAATTGAGGATGCAGATATAGAACTGGAAACTACCCTCTCTGATCATGAAGAATCCTTCATGGAAGCAAATGGGCATCCTTTTGTTAGATCTTGTCTTCTTGTATCAGGTCCATCTTTGGACCAGATCAGTCAGGACAGTTTATTAGAAGACAGTATGTCCACAACTGTTCCAACTGTAGACATTTCAGCCCAAACACCAGACTCTTTAGACTCTCTCGACATAAATAGACTGGGAGAGCAGGGAGAAGAGCTGAATGCTCAAATAGCCCAACACAAACTCCAACCTCCGTACAAAATATCAGACAGTGGATATGAGACTGAGAACCTGGAGTCTCCTGAATGGAACTCTCAGCCAAATGTCAACGACTGTTCTCCTGTTAAAAATGGCATGAGCATTACCAAAGAAGGAGAGTCAGAAGAGCTCCCAGCTTCAGTGAATTTGGTTCCACCAAAAATCATAATCTCTGAAGTGGAGGGGATATTGGAAAGTCACAGTGAAGATCCCAGTGAGGTTCAGGAACCGGATCATGTCGCTGCTGAGGAGGCACCTTTTGGCAGCAATTACAGAGATTCTGCCTACTTCTCTGACAATGAATCAGAACCCGAGAAGAAGTCTGAAGACACAAGTGTGGGGGGTGCTGTTGAAGTCACGTGGTTGAAGAACGCTGCAGGTCCAGTGCTGGAAGCTTACAAGGAAAGAGATGTTGATACTTTATTTTCAGAGCAAGAAGCCTCTATAGCTGCTAAAGCTCAGGCTGCAGTTGGAGAAACATCTGATGCCCATGCTGAGAACATTCATCCAGAAGTCGCATCAGGTATCACAGAAAAACCTGAGAATGGCGTGATAGAGTCCGGCAGCGGCCATAgtgaagatgaaaagaaatcagAACTTGTCAAGGACATGTTTACTGGTCAGATGAGCCCATCACAAGATCTGGAAACCTCAACACCGCCTTCCACTTCCCCAGCAAATCTGGAACCAGAGAACACCCTTCACGCTAAACTGACCAGGACCTATGCCAGCGATGGCCATAAAATCAAAGAACCAGACGTGGAGGGTCGTTACTTGGGGAGACGAGACGGTTCGGGCTTAGATGGACAGGAAGATGGTGTGGATGCtgatgaggaagatgaaaacAGCGACGACTCTGATGATGACATGCGTGCGTACCAGCTACACAGCTCCAGCTCAGAGAGCGAGGATGAAACGGTTCACCCAGTGCCAATTATTGTGTCGGACGAACCTGCAAAGAACCTGAAGAGCTTGTTGAAGCCTGCATCCCTGAATATTGAAGCATCATCTTCCCCGTTTCCTGGGAGGTGGAATGCAGAAAGCTCCAGAAGAGCTGTGTCATTCTTTGATGATGTCACTGTGTACCTGTTCGACCAG GAAACTCCCACCAAGGAGCTGGGTGACCATTCATCAGGTTCAAACAGTCAGGTACCAGAGTTCAGCAGCCCTGTGCCCACTGCCAGCTACCTGAACCGCTTCGCTAACTCTGAAAGCTCAACAGATGAAGAAG GTGGTGGTTTTGAGTGGGATGACGACTTCACCTCCCCTGCATCTGCCTTCCTGCCAAAGGCAGATAAAGACCCTGTTTCTAAAGCCATGTCTTCTCCAGCCCCCACAGTGGGGCGTGTGCTGGAGCCCAATTGGAGCAGCTCCTCAAGCTACTCCCGTTTCTCCATCTCACCAGCAAGCATTGCTAGCTTCTCCCTCACACATCTTACCGACTCTGACATTGAACAAGGAG GAAGCAGCGAAGACGGAGAAAAGGACTAG